A single Clavibacter nebraskensis NCPPB 2581 DNA region contains:
- a CDS encoding glutathione S-transferase family protein: MTDQATPTGTNEAGAPGRYVEEGEFTRDTNYIEDRILRDGSQGWPVEAGRYRLVAARACPWANRSVIVRRLLGLEDAISLGLPGPTHDARSWTFDLDPDGRDPVLGTERLQESFFARFPDYPRGITVPALVDIPSGQVVTNDYPQITLDLSTEWTEHHREGAPDLYPEHLRAEIDEVADLVFRDVNNGVYSCGFAGSQEAYEKANDRLFGRLDWLSDRLATQRYLVGDTITEADVRLFTTLARFDAVYHGHFKCNRQKLDEMPVLWAYARDLFQTPGFGDTIDFVQIKQHYYLTHTDINPTRVVPTGPETWGWLEPHGREELGGRPFGDGTPPGPVREDERVPEGHGAVPRGGRETRPSEAPASVSGSPVPGSAGAGSAGRA, translated from the coding sequence ATGACGGATCAGGCGACACCCACCGGTACCAACGAGGCGGGCGCCCCCGGCCGCTACGTCGAGGAGGGTGAGTTCACCCGCGACACGAACTACATCGAGGACCGCATCCTCCGCGACGGCTCGCAGGGCTGGCCCGTCGAGGCCGGCCGCTACCGCCTCGTCGCGGCGCGCGCATGCCCGTGGGCGAACCGCTCGGTGATCGTGCGGCGCCTGCTCGGCCTCGAGGACGCGATCTCGCTCGGCCTCCCCGGCCCCACGCACGACGCCCGCAGCTGGACCTTCGACCTCGACCCCGACGGCCGCGACCCGGTCCTCGGCACCGAGCGCCTGCAGGAGTCGTTCTTCGCGCGCTTCCCCGACTACCCGCGCGGGATCACCGTGCCGGCGCTCGTCGACATCCCGTCCGGCCAGGTCGTCACCAACGACTACCCGCAGATCACGCTCGACCTCTCCACCGAGTGGACCGAGCACCACCGCGAGGGCGCGCCGGACCTCTACCCCGAGCACCTCCGCGCCGAGATCGACGAGGTCGCCGACCTCGTCTTCCGCGACGTGAACAACGGCGTGTACAGCTGCGGCTTCGCGGGGTCCCAGGAGGCGTACGAGAAGGCCAACGACCGCCTCTTCGGCCGCCTCGACTGGCTGAGCGACCGGCTCGCCACCCAGCGCTACCTGGTGGGCGACACGATCACCGAGGCCGACGTCCGCCTCTTCACCACGCTCGCGCGCTTCGACGCCGTGTACCACGGCCACTTCAAGTGCAACCGGCAGAAGCTCGACGAGATGCCCGTGCTCTGGGCCTACGCGCGCGACCTCTTCCAGACGCCCGGATTCGGCGACACCATCGACTTCGTGCAGATCAAGCAGCACTACTACCTGACGCACACCGACATCAACCCGACCCGCGTCGTGCCCACGGGCCCCGAGACCTGGGGCTGGCTCGAGCCGCACGGGCGCGAGGAGCTCGGCGGCCGCCCGTTCGGCGACGGCACGCCTCCCGGTCCGGTCCGCGAGGACGAGCGCGTGCCCGAGGGCCACGGCGCGGTGCCGCGCGGCGGACGCGAGACGCGTCCGTCGGAGGCGCCCGCCTCCGTCTCCGGGTCGCCGGTGCCCGGATCGGCGGGCGCCGGATCCGCGGGTCGCGCCTGA
- a CDS encoding DUF1684 domain-containing protein, with amino-acid sequence MTDTTTDPARPAAAADPDALARYEAWHRARLAAVTSPFGSLALIQTTWLEPGQEVSDLEALEGQPDTVQLTRIERISLDTGEPEYGYRLWDAASPKNRAFEDIEVYPYAPEWILEGRFERVDDERVDDDRVIPFEHIADAGRTRELPVPGDIVVEIDGREVRLSAFADGDRLQLVFADATTGRESYAPSRFLFLPRPDGDGPVTLDFTRAVVPPCGFSDWMNCPLPPAGNRLTAAVRAGERRVVYRDEA; translated from the coding sequence GTGACCGACACGACGACCGATCCCGCCCGCCCCGCCGCCGCCGCCGACCCCGACGCCCTCGCCCGCTACGAGGCCTGGCACCGCGCCCGCCTCGCCGCCGTGACGAGCCCGTTCGGCAGCCTCGCGCTGATCCAGACGACGTGGCTCGAGCCGGGTCAGGAGGTCAGCGACCTGGAGGCACTCGAGGGCCAGCCCGACACCGTGCAGCTCACCCGCATCGAGCGCATCTCGCTCGACACCGGCGAGCCCGAATACGGCTACCGGCTCTGGGACGCGGCGTCCCCGAAGAACCGCGCGTTCGAGGACATCGAGGTCTACCCCTACGCGCCCGAGTGGATCCTCGAGGGCCGCTTCGAGCGCGTCGACGACGAGCGCGTCGACGACGACCGCGTGATCCCGTTCGAGCACATCGCCGACGCCGGCCGCACGCGCGAGCTGCCCGTACCCGGCGACATCGTGGTGGAGATCGACGGGCGCGAGGTGCGCCTCAGCGCCTTCGCCGACGGGGACCGCCTCCAGCTCGTCTTCGCCGACGCCACCACGGGCCGCGAGAGCTACGCGCCCAGCCGCTTCCTCTTCCTCCCGCGCCCGGATGGCGACGGACCCGTGACCCTCGACTTCACGCGCGCCGTCGTCCCGCCCTGCGGCTTCTCCGACTGGATGAACTGCCCGCTCCCGCCCGCCGGCAACCGCCTGACGGCGGCCGTGCGCGCCGGCGAGCGCCGGGTGGTCTACCGCGACGAGGCCTGA
- a CDS encoding DUF6804 family protein, which produces MTRTPAAPAFTRPSLAPGLLGAIVLLAGFAVIDGDLFTVVRFAVAILALIMIVFSVRARSWWSAVLLAAVAVMWNPVAVIPVEAVTWQSLQYVATIVFIAAGILVKVPVEDAPTPGRPRTRAPR; this is translated from the coding sequence GTGACCCGCACCCCCGCCGCCCCCGCGTTCACCCGTCCGTCGCTCGCGCCCGGGCTCCTCGGCGCCATCGTGCTGCTGGCCGGGTTCGCGGTGATCGACGGCGACCTGTTCACGGTCGTGCGGTTCGCGGTCGCGATCCTCGCGCTCATCATGATCGTGTTCTCGGTGCGCGCCCGCAGCTGGTGGAGCGCCGTGCTGCTCGCGGCCGTCGCGGTCATGTGGAACCCCGTCGCCGTGATCCCCGTCGAGGCCGTCACCTGGCAGTCGCTGCAGTACGTCGCCACGATCGTGTTCATCGCCGCGGGCATCCTCGTGAAGGTGCCCGTGGAGGACGCGCCTACGCCGGGCCGACCCCGAACGCGCGCTCCTCGGTGA
- a CDS encoding S9 family peptidase: MPDSRTPFSELDEFIALPRLGGLVLSPDGRRAVLTVTTLDAARTGYRHALWVVPAAGGGVPQRLTRSAKSEAGAAFTATGDLLFVSSRPDADDADGKEAAQLWILPAAGGEARALTRLAGGVDGIAAVARDAATVILHAPLLPGSGSLEADAVARKTRSDLEVNAVLHDSYPVRYWDHDLGPDEPHLFALDLADALVEEPARPTTADAAAALAAEAESEDGGSAAAAPAATAQPYPTSLPRPRDLTPRPGRSLDHAAAALSPDGRTLVVAVGVKERRGFRQALVSIDVATGERTTLVDVPGVDLEMPAISPDGALLAYVRTDRATPAAPTQQEIWVSALDGSDARRVAADWDRWPSSLRFDADSQGLVVTADQDGRGPVFRIGLDDAVTQLTTDDHSYTDVRVDRETGDVLALRSSWMAPAHPVRVSAADGSVTELATPAPVPATTGTMTEVETTAADGARVRGWLLLPEGASAEAPAPLLLWIHGGPLNSWNAWSWRWTPQVMVARGYAVLLPDPALSTGYGLDFIARGWDAWGEAPYTDLMSITDAVEARADIDETRTAAMGGSFGGYMANWVAGHTDRFRAIVSHASLWALDQFGPTTDSSQYWQSIFTDEGLDRNSPHHSVRDIVTPMLVIHGDRDYRVPIGESLRLWSELAEHHAADDGTTPHRFLVFPDENHWVLKPQHSVVWYRTVLAFLDQHVHGAEWQRPEVLG; this comes from the coding sequence ATGCCCGACTCCCGCACCCCCTTCTCCGAGCTCGACGAGTTCATCGCCCTCCCGCGCCTCGGCGGCCTCGTGCTCTCGCCCGACGGACGCCGCGCGGTGCTCACCGTCACGACCCTCGACGCCGCCAGGACCGGCTACCGCCACGCCCTCTGGGTCGTGCCCGCGGCCGGCGGCGGCGTGCCGCAGCGCCTCACGCGCTCGGCGAAGAGCGAGGCGGGCGCGGCCTTCACCGCGACCGGCGACCTCCTCTTCGTCTCCTCCCGCCCCGACGCCGACGACGCCGACGGGAAGGAGGCCGCGCAGCTGTGGATCCTCCCGGCCGCCGGCGGCGAGGCCCGCGCGCTGACCCGCCTGGCCGGCGGGGTGGACGGCATCGCGGCCGTCGCGCGCGACGCCGCCACCGTCATCCTGCACGCGCCGCTGCTGCCCGGATCCGGCTCGCTCGAGGCCGACGCCGTGGCCCGGAAGACCCGGTCGGACCTCGAGGTGAACGCGGTCCTACACGACAGCTACCCGGTGCGGTACTGGGACCACGACCTCGGCCCCGACGAGCCGCACCTCTTCGCCCTCGACCTCGCCGACGCGCTCGTCGAGGAGCCCGCCCGGCCCACGACCGCGGACGCGGCCGCCGCGCTCGCCGCCGAGGCGGAATCGGAGGACGGCGGATCCGCGGCCGCCGCGCCCGCCGCCACCGCGCAGCCGTACCCGACCTCGCTGCCGCGCCCGCGCGACCTCACCCCGCGGCCCGGCCGCAGCCTCGACCACGCGGCCGCCGCGCTCTCGCCGGACGGCCGCACGCTCGTCGTCGCGGTGGGCGTGAAGGAGCGCCGCGGCTTCCGCCAGGCGCTCGTGTCGATCGACGTCGCCACCGGGGAGCGCACCACGCTCGTCGACGTGCCCGGCGTCGACCTCGAGATGCCCGCCATCAGCCCCGACGGCGCGCTGCTCGCCTACGTGCGCACCGACCGCGCGACCCCGGCCGCGCCCACGCAGCAGGAGATCTGGGTGTCCGCGCTCGACGGATCCGACGCCCGCCGCGTCGCCGCCGACTGGGACCGCTGGCCGTCGTCGCTGCGGTTCGACGCCGACTCGCAGGGCCTCGTCGTCACGGCCGACCAGGACGGCCGCGGCCCCGTCTTCCGCATCGGCCTCGACGACGCCGTCACGCAGCTCACGACCGACGACCACTCCTACACGGACGTGCGGGTCGACCGCGAGACCGGCGACGTGCTCGCGCTCCGCTCCTCGTGGATGGCGCCCGCGCACCCGGTGCGCGTGTCGGCGGCGGACGGATCCGTCACGGAGCTCGCGACGCCCGCGCCCGTCCCCGCGACCACCGGCACCATGACCGAGGTCGAGACGACGGCCGCCGACGGCGCGCGCGTGCGCGGCTGGCTGCTGCTGCCGGAGGGCGCGTCGGCCGAGGCGCCCGCGCCGCTGCTGCTGTGGATCCACGGCGGTCCGCTCAACAGCTGGAACGCGTGGAGCTGGCGCTGGACGCCGCAGGTGATGGTGGCGCGCGGCTACGCGGTGCTGCTGCCGGATCCCGCGCTGAGCACCGGCTACGGGCTCGACTTCATCGCGCGCGGCTGGGACGCGTGGGGCGAGGCGCCCTACACCGACCTCATGTCGATCACCGACGCCGTCGAGGCGCGCGCCGACATCGACGAGACGCGCACGGCCGCGATGGGCGGCTCGTTCGGCGGCTACATGGCCAACTGGGTCGCGGGCCACACCGACCGCTTCCGCGCGATCGTCAGCCACGCGAGCCTGTGGGCGCTCGACCAGTTCGGGCCGACCACCGACTCGTCGCAGTACTGGCAGAGCATCTTCACGGACGAGGGCCTCGACCGGAACTCGCCGCACCACTCGGTGCGCGACATCGTGACGCCCATGCTCGTGATCCACGGCGACCGCGACTACCGCGTGCCGATCGGCGAGAGCCTGCGCCTCTGGTCGGAGCTCGCCGAGCACCACGCGGCCGACGACGGTACGACGCCGCACCGGTTCCTGGTCTTCCCGGACGAGAACCACTGGGTGCTGAAGCCCCAGCATTCGGTGGTCTGGTACCGGACGGTGCTCGCGTTCCTCGACCAGCACGTGCACGGTGCGGAGTGGCAGCGGCCCGAGGTGCTCGGCTGA
- a CDS encoding pyruvate dehydrogenase, with product MARTVADQLIAQLIEAGVSRIYGVVGDSLNPVVDAVRRTGGSRTGGIDWIHVRHEEAGAFAASAEAQLTGKLAVCAGSCGPGHLHLINGLYDAHRSGAPVLAIASHITTNQIGSGYFQETHPDRLFVECSHYTEMISTAVQAPRVVDQAMRHALALGGVSVITLPGDVAEFEAEGEAPAFSLPRRPAIVPAEEDVRALAAAIDDARSVAIFAGRGAGFAHAELMELADKIAAPVGHSLRGKDVIQQDNPFDVGMTGLIGYGAAAAGISGADLLILIGTDFPYDQFLPGKEVRTAQIDIAPERLGRRTDVDIAIHGDALSTIRAVLPLVERKTDRRFLEELLKEQDRKVEQVVGAYTSKAEKLKPIHPEYAASILDEVAGDDTVFTSDTGMCNVWTARYLTPNGRRRMIGSLVHGSMANALPQAIGAQVAFPERQVVSVSGDGGLSMLMGELVTVAAYGLPVKIVVFNNSTLGLVKVEMLVDGIPDFGVDVPMVDYAAVAAALGIHAQRVEDPADIRGALEAAFAHDGPALVDLVTNPMALSIPPEITAAQVKGFALSMSKIVMNGGVGEAVKLARSNLRNIPRP from the coding sequence ATGGCTCGCACGGTCGCCGACCAGCTCATCGCCCAGCTCATCGAGGCGGGGGTGAGCCGCATCTACGGGGTCGTCGGCGACAGCCTCAACCCGGTCGTCGACGCGGTGCGGCGCACGGGCGGCAGCCGCACGGGCGGCATCGACTGGATCCACGTGCGGCACGAGGAGGCCGGCGCGTTCGCCGCCTCCGCCGAAGCGCAGCTCACCGGCAAGCTCGCGGTGTGCGCCGGATCCTGCGGACCCGGCCACCTGCACCTCATCAACGGCCTCTACGACGCGCACCGCTCGGGCGCGCCCGTGCTCGCCATCGCGAGCCACATCACCACGAACCAGATCGGCTCCGGCTACTTCCAGGAGACGCACCCCGACCGCCTCTTCGTCGAGTGCTCGCACTACACGGAGATGATCTCCACCGCCGTCCAGGCGCCCCGCGTCGTCGACCAGGCGATGCGGCACGCGCTCGCCCTCGGCGGCGTCAGCGTCATCACGCTGCCGGGCGACGTGGCCGAGTTCGAGGCCGAGGGCGAGGCGCCCGCGTTCTCGCTGCCGCGGCGCCCCGCGATCGTGCCCGCCGAGGAGGACGTGCGCGCGCTCGCCGCGGCCATCGACGACGCGAGGAGCGTGGCGATCTTCGCGGGCCGGGGCGCGGGATTCGCCCACGCCGAGCTCATGGAGCTGGCCGACAAGATCGCGGCGCCGGTCGGGCACTCGCTGCGCGGCAAGGACGTGATCCAGCAGGACAACCCGTTCGACGTCGGCATGACCGGCCTCATCGGCTACGGCGCCGCGGCCGCCGGCATCTCGGGCGCCGACCTGCTGATCCTCATCGGCACCGACTTCCCCTACGACCAGTTCCTGCCCGGCAAGGAGGTGCGGACCGCGCAGATCGACATCGCGCCCGAGCGCCTCGGCCGCCGCACCGACGTCGACATCGCGATCCACGGCGACGCGCTCTCCACGATCCGCGCGGTGCTGCCGCTCGTCGAGCGGAAGACCGATCGGCGCTTCCTGGAGGAGCTGCTGAAGGAGCAGGACAGGAAGGTGGAGCAGGTCGTCGGCGCGTACACGTCGAAGGCGGAGAAGCTGAAGCCGATCCACCCCGAGTACGCGGCCAGCATCCTCGACGAGGTCGCGGGCGACGACACCGTCTTCACGAGCGACACCGGCATGTGCAACGTGTGGACCGCGCGCTACCTCACGCCGAACGGGCGGCGGCGGATGATCGGGTCGCTCGTGCACGGATCCATGGCCAACGCGCTGCCGCAGGCCATCGGCGCGCAGGTCGCGTTCCCGGAGCGGCAGGTCGTGTCGGTCTCCGGCGACGGCGGCCTCTCGATGCTCATGGGCGAGCTCGTGACGGTGGCGGCGTACGGGCTGCCCGTGAAGATCGTGGTCTTCAACAACTCGACGCTCGGTCTCGTGAAGGTGGAGATGCTCGTCGACGGGATCCCCGACTTCGGCGTCGACGTGCCCATGGTCGACTACGCCGCTGTGGCCGCCGCCCTCGGGATCCACGCCCAGCGCGTCGAGGACCCGGCCGACATCCGCGGCGCGCTCGAGGCCGCGTTCGCGCACGACGGGCCGGCGCTCGTCGATCTCGTGACCAACCCGATGGCCCTCTCGATCCCGCCGGAGATCACGGCCGCGCAGGTGAAGGGCTTCGCGCTGTCGATGTCGAAGATCGTGATGAACGGCGGCGTCGGCGAGGCCGTGAAGCTCGCCCGCTCGAACCTGCGGAACATCCCGCGCCCGTGA
- a CDS encoding S41 family peptidase, which produces MLAALSPLLDEGRVMSFEHADRSRPVTVGGGAVADDGQVVATSGAGRVPAGLPIAVLTDGMTVSSGEAAAIAFVGQEGVRSFGQPTFGFSTENDPRYLVDGAIVNRTVGVDTDRTGRRYGVPVVPDVVVDDSGITAAIDAWFDGPR; this is translated from the coding sequence ATGCTCGCGGCCCTGTCGCCGCTCCTCGACGAGGGCCGGGTCATGTCCTTCGAGCACGCGGATCGATCGCGGCCCGTCACCGTGGGCGGCGGCGCCGTCGCCGACGACGGGCAGGTCGTCGCGACGAGCGGCGCGGGCCGGGTGCCCGCAGGCCTCCCGATCGCGGTGCTCACCGACGGCATGACCGTGAGCTCCGGCGAGGCCGCCGCCATCGCGTTCGTCGGCCAGGAAGGCGTGCGCTCGTTCGGTCAGCCGACCTTCGGCTTCAGCACGGAGAACGATCCGCGGTACCTCGTCGACGGCGCGATCGTGAATCGCACGGTCGGGGTCGACACGGATCGCACGGGGAGGCGCTACGGCGTGCCCGTCGTGCCGGACGTCGTGGTCGACGACTCGGGCATCACCGCCGCGATCGACGCCTGGTTCGACGGGCCGCGGTAG
- a CDS encoding alpha/beta hydrolase, whose protein sequence is MAARTTAASVTPRRRILGLAIRHVPAVARSMRGTPAAGTRVVRRSAGEQGLPLDIAVWTPPGHDRSATGSPVLVVLARHDGDWLPSTLAKDLRAVVVAMAPDDDAQALAGLSWIASHAAGWNGTPERLGILGDGPGADRALRVTALARDADGPAVLRLVLVSPSGDVPTGQASDRRGHGLDRLPDALVHVGAADERIDHVVEGVAALKAAGTKARLVRIPRADQGWLAYPAADPALARRSLDEIVAYLRRGLTEERAFGVGPA, encoded by the coding sequence ATGGCCGCGCGCACCACCGCGGCGTCCGTCACCCCGCGCCGCCGGATCCTCGGCCTCGCGATCCGGCACGTCCCCGCCGTCGCGCGATCCATGCGCGGGACGCCCGCGGCGGGCACGCGCGTCGTCCGGCGCTCTGCCGGCGAGCAGGGCCTCCCCCTCGACATCGCCGTCTGGACGCCGCCCGGGCACGACCGCTCGGCGACCGGATCCCCCGTGCTCGTGGTGCTCGCCCGGCACGACGGCGACTGGCTCCCCTCCACCCTCGCGAAGGACCTCCGCGCGGTCGTCGTGGCCATGGCGCCCGACGACGACGCGCAGGCGCTCGCCGGCCTCTCCTGGATCGCCTCGCACGCGGCCGGCTGGAACGGCACGCCGGAGCGCCTCGGGATCCTCGGCGACGGCCCGGGCGCCGACCGCGCGCTGCGGGTCACCGCCCTCGCCCGCGACGCCGACGGGCCGGCCGTGCTGCGGCTCGTGCTCGTGAGCCCGTCCGGCGACGTGCCGACCGGGCAGGCGTCCGACCGGCGGGGCCACGGGCTCGACCGGCTGCCGGACGCGCTCGTGCACGTGGGCGCCGCGGACGAGCGGATCGACCACGTCGTCGAGGGCGTCGCGGCGCTCAAGGCGGCGGGGACGAAGGCGCGGCTCGTGCGGATCCCCCGCGCCGACCAGGGCTGGCTCGCCTATCCGGCCGCGGACCCGGCGCTCGCGCGCCGCTCGCTCGACGAGATCGTCGCGTACCTCCGCCGCGGCCTCACCGAGGAGCGCGCGTTCGGGGTCGGCCCGGCGTAG
- the nagA gene encoding N-acetylglucosamine-6-phosphate deacetylase encodes MSAHDETVTTLLRAARAVDARGAVDDAWVLMDGDRITAVSSGREAPPADRTVDLGDATLVPGFVDLHVHGGAGGSHDDGADGIRAAVALHRRHGTTRSVLSLVANPVPDLVRSLGRIRDAMTDDPTVLGAHLEGPFLSPHAAGAHAHEHLVDPTPARIEALLEAGEGVLRQVTIAPELDGALDAIRRLVAAGVVAAVGHTTCSGDVARSAFDADATVLTHAFNAMPGIHHREPGPIMAAVADERVTLELILDGVHVAPSVAGLLLRAAPGRVALVTDAMAAAGSADGRYRLGALDVDVRDGSARLAGADTIAGSTLTQDQALRIAVREVGLALPDAIAALTLVPARALGVDDRLGLLRAGHAADVVALSPDLAVTRVWAAGTELPTG; translated from the coding sequence ATGAGCGCGCACGACGAGACCGTGACCACGCTCCTCCGCGCGGCCCGGGCGGTCGACGCGCGCGGCGCCGTCGACGACGCGTGGGTCCTGATGGACGGCGACCGCATCACCGCCGTCAGCAGCGGACGCGAGGCGCCGCCCGCGGATCGCACCGTCGACCTCGGCGACGCGACGCTCGTGCCCGGCTTCGTCGACCTGCACGTGCACGGCGGCGCGGGCGGATCCCACGACGACGGGGCCGATGGGATCCGCGCCGCCGTCGCCCTGCACCGGCGGCACGGCACGACGCGGTCGGTGCTGAGCCTCGTCGCGAACCCCGTGCCCGACCTCGTGCGCTCGCTCGGGCGGATCCGCGACGCGATGACCGACGACCCGACCGTCCTCGGCGCGCACCTCGAGGGCCCGTTTCTGTCGCCGCACGCGGCGGGGGCCCACGCGCACGAGCACCTGGTCGATCCGACGCCCGCGCGCATCGAGGCGCTGCTGGAGGCGGGGGAGGGCGTGCTCCGGCAGGTCACGATCGCGCCCGAGCTCGACGGCGCACTCGACGCGATCCGGCGCCTCGTCGCCGCCGGCGTGGTCGCCGCCGTCGGGCACACGACGTGCTCGGGCGACGTGGCGCGGTCCGCCTTCGACGCGGACGCGACCGTGCTGACGCACGCGTTCAACGCCATGCCGGGGATCCACCACCGGGAGCCCGGCCCGATCATGGCTGCCGTCGCCGACGAGCGCGTGACGCTCGAGCTGATCCTCGACGGCGTGCACGTGGCGCCCTCCGTCGCGGGTCTGCTGCTCCGCGCGGCGCCCGGCCGCGTCGCGCTCGTCACGGACGCGATGGCGGCAGCCGGATCCGCGGACGGCCGCTACCGGCTCGGCGCGCTCGACGTCGACGTGCGGGACGGCAGCGCCCGGCTCGCGGGCGCCGACACCATCGCGGGCTCGACGCTCACGCAGGACCAGGCGCTGCGGATCGCGGTGCGCGAGGTCGGCCTGGCGCTGCCGGACGCGATCGCCGCCCTCACCCTCGTGCCGGCGCGGGCGCTCGGCGTGGACGACCGCCTCGGCCTGCTGCGCGCGGGACACGCGGCGGACGTCGTGGCGCTGTCACCCGACCTCGCGGTCACCCGCGTGTGGGCGGCGGGCACCGAGCTGCCGACGGGCTGA
- a CDS encoding zinc-dependent alcohol dehydrogenase family protein yields the protein MRAVVYEKFGQTPVVRELPDPAPSPAGVVVRVEATGVCRSDAHGWLGHDDGIALPQVPGHELVGRIHEVGPEVTRFHVGDRVTVPFVCACGRCPECRAGDGQVCRDQTQPGFTHWGSFAELVALHDADVNLIPVPDELDAGAAALLGCRFATASRGLVHRARIQRGERLLVIGCGGVGLSAVMIGVAVGAEVIAVDVDPAALARASELGAEYTIDSSDLSELDVLDAIHAVSPDGVQVSVEALGRESTLRISLLALAPTGRQVQIGLFASEPTVPVPFVISQELSLHGSHGMPAHDYAELMAMVASGALRPELLIEHRIALDDAPAALEALASGDRSAGITLVEVG from the coding sequence ATGCGTGCCGTCGTCTACGAGAAGTTCGGCCAGACCCCCGTCGTCCGCGAGCTGCCGGATCCCGCACCGTCCCCCGCCGGCGTCGTCGTGCGCGTCGAGGCCACGGGCGTGTGCCGCAGCGACGCGCACGGCTGGCTCGGCCACGACGACGGCATCGCGCTCCCGCAGGTACCGGGCCACGAGCTGGTCGGGCGGATCCACGAGGTCGGCCCCGAGGTCACGCGCTTCCACGTCGGGGACCGCGTCACCGTCCCGTTCGTCTGCGCGTGCGGCCGCTGCCCCGAGTGCCGCGCCGGCGACGGCCAGGTGTGCCGCGACCAGACGCAGCCGGGCTTCACGCACTGGGGGTCCTTCGCCGAGCTCGTCGCGCTGCACGACGCCGACGTGAACCTGATCCCCGTCCCCGACGAGCTCGACGCGGGCGCGGCGGCGCTCCTCGGCTGCCGCTTCGCCACCGCGTCCCGCGGGCTCGTGCACCGCGCCCGGATCCAGCGCGGCGAGCGCCTCCTCGTCATCGGCTGCGGCGGCGTGGGCCTCAGCGCGGTGATGATCGGCGTGGCGGTGGGCGCGGAGGTGATCGCGGTCGACGTCGACCCGGCCGCCCTCGCGCGCGCGTCGGAGCTCGGCGCCGAGTACACGATCGACTCGTCCGACCTCTCGGAGCTCGACGTCCTCGACGCGATCCACGCGGTCTCGCCCGACGGCGTGCAGGTGTCGGTGGAGGCGCTCGGCCGCGAGTCCACGCTCCGGATCAGCCTGCTGGCCCTCGCGCCGACGGGCCGCCAGGTGCAGATCGGCCTGTTCGCGAGCGAGCCGACGGTGCCCGTGCCGTTCGTCATCAGCCAGGAGCTGAGCCTGCACGGCAGCCACGGAATGCCCGCGCACGACTACGCGGAGCTGATGGCCATGGTCGCCTCGGGCGCGCTCCGCCCGGAGCTGCTCATCGAGCACCGCATCGCGCTCGACGACGCCCCGGCCGCGCTCGAGGCGCTCGCGTCGGGCGACCGCTCGGCGGGGATCACGCTGGTCGAGGTCGGCTGA
- a CDS encoding putative quinol monooxygenase produces MSQPVVVTAVFTPVEGKHDEAVAALSRGIAEVHEEEGCEVYAIHDAPDGTIVMLEKWSSVEDLDAHGAGEAVARMGASLAGLITGPAVVTRLTPIPAGSELQGAL; encoded by the coding sequence ATGTCCCAGCCCGTCGTCGTCACCGCCGTCTTCACGCCCGTCGAAGGGAAGCACGACGAGGCGGTCGCCGCCCTGTCCCGCGGCATCGCCGAGGTGCACGAGGAGGAGGGCTGTGAGGTCTACGCGATCCACGACGCCCCCGACGGCACCATCGTCATGCTCGAGAAGTGGTCGTCCGTCGAGGACCTCGACGCGCACGGCGCCGGCGAGGCCGTCGCGCGCATGGGCGCGTCGCTCGCCGGCCTCATCACCGGGCCGGCCGTCGTCACGCGGCTCACGCCGATCCCGGCGGGCTCCGAGTTGCAGGGCGCGCTCTAG